The genomic segment TGGAGATCTTCATCGTAATGAGATCGGAGGACGCCGCCGCTGCCATGAGGAGCGGGAAAACAAAAAGGGCGATCTGGCCGTACAAGGGTGCCTCCGGTCTTGTCTCGCGCGCATCATGGCCGAGGGCAGTTAAGGAACGACAAAAAGAAAAGGGGCCTTGCGGCCCCTTTTCAATCTCGAACGGTATCAGCTTACGTGGTCGGCGTGGCGCCGGCGAGCTGATCCTTGATGTAGTTGAAGGTCGTGCCGAGCTGGCCGCCCAGCAGGGTGGCGGCGGCGATGATGGCAACAGCGATGAGCGCAGCGATCAGACCGTATTCGATCGCAGTGGCGCCAGACTCGTCCTTCGCAAACTTTGCGATGATGTTCATTTATTGCTCCTAGCTCCCAGTCAGTATGCTGACTTCATGTCCGACGCGTCACACATCGAACTCGCCCATGACGCTAGGCAGGACTCCTTGAAATTGCGTTAACCCCTAAGGCAACGCCCGCCGATTTCGACAGCAATGATTTGATGACTAGCGCATCTATAAAGAAATGTCGTCAATTTTATTTATCAGGCCAAGACGTTGTTACTGGGGGAAGAAAAAGAACTCGTTAACGATGCGCGCTAAGAGGTTGCCGGTGGCTTTCGCGGCGCTCGACCGGACTTTGCCTACCCTCTTTGCCAATTATTCACCATTCCCGGTAACACTGTGGGCATCAATCGGGCACCGGGTGCGATCCATGTTGCGTTTCTCCGCCACCTTCCTCTTCGCCGCGCTGGCCTTGGCTCCGGTTCCGGCGCTGGCTGTCGAGGCCAATGCGAGTTCGGCGCCGATCAGCGTCAAGGTCAACATGGCGCGGGTGCTGCGCATCAATGCTCCGGCCTCCACGGTCATCGTGGGCAATCCAGGCGTGGCGGACGTCACCATCCAGGACCCGCAGACGCTTGTGCTGACCGGCAAGTCCTATGGCCAGACCAATCTCATCGTGCTCAATGCCGCCGGAAACCCGATCGCCGATACGCTGGTGGAGGTCGTGCAGGACCAGGCCGACCTCGTGACGATCTTCAACGCCGGCGCGCGTTACACTTATGCCTGCCCGACCCGCTGCGCACCCACCGTGATGCTGGGCGACTCGACCGGCTTTACCGAAGAGCAGACCAAGTCGTTGGGGCTGGTGAAGGGCGTCCAGAATTAAACAGGCGTTAAGCCTGCTACCGGGCAGACGCGCAATCTGCGTGTTTCCACTAACCTTAGATTAAAGACGAACCGCTACCTTTCCGGCGAATTTCAGTGTGCCGGGGCTCATGGTTCAGCGCGTCTCCAGATCGGGGTGGGTCAAGTCCATGGCCAGGCCATGGGCGCGCCGGTTCGTCCGCGACCAGCGCGGCGCCACCCTCATCGAATTCGGCATCCTGGCTCCGGTCTTCTTCGTGCTCATCGGCGCGACGCTCGAAACCGGCATCGTCTTCCTTGCCAATGAGGTCCTCGACAGCGCCGTGCAGGACAGCACGCGCAAGATCCTTACCGGCGAAGCTCAGAACCAGAGCCTTTCGGCCGAGGGATTTCGCGCCCTGATCTGCCAGGATCTCTACGGGCTCTTCGATTGCAACCAGCTGCGCATCAAGGTCGACGTCATCTCGGACTTCAAGTCGGCCGCGATCGAACCGCCGATCGATCCGAACGATCCCACCCAGTGGAAGATCCAGTCGACCTACAATCCCGGCCAGGCCTCGGAAATCGTGCGCGTGCAGGCCTATTACAAATGGCCCACGATCATGAACTTCGCCGGGTTCAACCTGGCGACCTATTCGGATGGGACGCGGCTGCTCGGCGCGGTGCGCGTCTTCAAGAACGAGCCCTTCCAATGATGGGCCGGCTGGTATCCCGCTGGCGCGACCTGGCGCGTTCCAACCAGGGGGCGGCGGCGGTGGAGTTCGCCCTCATCCTCCCCATCCTGCTGCTGCTCTATTTCGGCTCGATCGAAGCCAGCCAGCTGATCATCGCCGACAGGCGCGTGACCGTGGTCGCCGGAACACTGGGGGACCTGGTTTCGCGCAGCAAGGATTCCATTTCGACCTCGACGCTCGACAACTATTTCAGCGCCGCGTCCTCGACCATGGGGCCGATGTCGACCAGCGGCCTCATCCAGGTCGTCTCGTTGCTGAGCGTGGACAGCAATGGAGTGGCAACGGTCAAATGGAGCCAGGCCTACCCGGCCACCGCGACGCCGCGCGCCAAGAACTCCACTTATGACATGTCGGGGGCCCCCCAGATGCGTGATCTGGCCAAGGGCAAGGACATCGTAGTTTCCGAAGCCAGCTACACCTACCAGCCCATGCTCGATCTGGTGTTCAAGTCCAACATCCCCCTGGCGCGAACCAACTTCTACCTGCCGCGCTTCCCGGGCACCATCGCCTGCTCCTGCTAAGCGGCTTGCGCCGCCCCCGTCCCCATGCCATAGGCGGAGCCTTCCCTGCCCTCCTGCCGGATAGATTGCATGACCGATGATACGCTGATCCCCGTCTTCGACCTCGGTGGAGTGTTCGTTGACTGGAACCCCATGTATTTGTTCCGCAAGCTCTTCGAGACCGAGGAAGAGGCCGCCTGGTTCCACGAGAACATCTGTACGGCGGACTGGAACCTCGAATTCGACGCCGGCGACATCTATTCGGAAGGGGTCGCGCGCCTCATCACGCGTTTTCCCCGCTACTGGCGCGAAATCCAGGCCTACGACCTGCGCTGGAAGGAAACCTTCAACGGCTTCCATCAGGGCACGATCGACATCCACAACGAACTGATCGCCGCCGACATCCCCACCTTTGCGATCACCAACTTCTCCTGGGAGAAGTGGGTGAGCTGCCTGGGTGACTGGCCGTTCCTCGAAAAGTTCGACGGGGTCGTGGTCTCCGGGCTCGAAAAGCTCGTCAAGCCCGATCCGCGCATCTATCGCCTCTTCTGCGACCGCTACGGCTTGTCCCCGGAGAGCTGCGTCTTCGTGGATGACAACGAGGTCAACGTGGTGTCCGCGCGCAAGTTCGGGATGAAGGCCATCCACTTCTCCTCGCCCGAGGCGCTGCGCGCCGAACTGATCAGCTACGGCCTGCCGCTGAACGAATAGCCTGCACGTGGCAAAGCGCCTCGGCGAAAACCGAGGCGCTTGGAAACTACAGGACCCGGAGGTTCGCGGCGTCAGTGGACCCCGCTTCGGCGCTACTTGGTGCCGTACATGCGATCGCCCGCGTCGCCAAGGCCGGGCACGATATAGCCCTTCTCATTGAGATGATCGTCGATCGCCGCCGTGAAGACCGGCACGTCCGGGTGCGCCGCTGTGAACTTTTCGACGCCCTCCGGCGCTGCCAGGAGGCAGAGGAAACGCAGGTTGTTTGCACCCCGGCGCTTGAGCCGGTCGACCGCAGCGATGGCCGAATTGGCGGTGGCGAGCATCGGATCGACGACGATGATCAACCGGTCGTCGAGGCTGGACGGGGCCTTGAAATAGTATTCGACCGGCTGGAGCGTCTCATGGTCGCGATAGATGCCGATATGGGCGACGCGCGCCGCGGGGACCAGGTCGAGCATGCCTTCGAGCAGGCCGTTGCCGGCACGCAGGATCGAGGCGAAGACCAGCTTCTTGCCCTTGAGCGTGGGGGCCTGCAT from the Youhaiella tibetensis genome contains:
- a CDS encoding Flp family type IVb pilin; its protein translation is MNIIAKFAKDESGATAIEYGLIAALIAVAIIAAATLLGGQLGTTFNYIKDQLAGATPTT
- a CDS encoding pilus assembly protein N-terminal domain-containing protein, coding for MLRFSATFLFAALALAPVPALAVEANASSAPISVKVNMARVLRINAPASTVIVGNPGVADVTIQDPQTLVLTGKSYGQTNLIVLNAAGNPIADTLVEVVQDQADLVTIFNAGARYTYACPTRCAPTVMLGDSTGFTEEQTKSLGLVKGVQN
- a CDS encoding TadE/TadG family type IV pilus assembly protein, encoding MARPWARRFVRDQRGATLIEFGILAPVFFVLIGATLETGIVFLANEVLDSAVQDSTRKILTGEAQNQSLSAEGFRALICQDLYGLFDCNQLRIKVDVISDFKSAAIEPPIDPNDPTQWKIQSTYNPGQASEIVRVQAYYKWPTIMNFAGFNLATYSDGTRLLGAVRVFKNEPFQ
- a CDS encoding TadE/TadG family type IV pilus assembly protein — its product is MMGRLVSRWRDLARSNQGAAAVEFALILPILLLLYFGSIEASQLIIADRRVTVVAGTLGDLVSRSKDSISTSTLDNYFSAASSTMGPMSTSGLIQVVSLLSVDSNGVATVKWSQAYPATATPRAKNSTYDMSGAPQMRDLAKGKDIVVSEASYTYQPMLDLVFKSNIPLARTNFYLPRFPGTIACSC
- a CDS encoding HAD family hydrolase codes for the protein MTDDTLIPVFDLGGVFVDWNPMYLFRKLFETEEEAAWFHENICTADWNLEFDAGDIYSEGVARLITRFPRYWREIQAYDLRWKETFNGFHQGTIDIHNELIAADIPTFAITNFSWEKWVSCLGDWPFLEKFDGVVVSGLEKLVKPDPRIYRLFCDRYGLSPESCVFVDDNEVNVVSARKFGMKAIHFSSPEALRAELISYGLPLNE
- the upp gene encoding uracil phosphoribosyltransferase translates to MSNVTVVDHPLIQHKLTIMRNKETSTAGFRRLLREIAHLLCYEVTRDLELEQATIETPIQEMQAPTLKGKKLVFASILRAGNGLLEGMLDLVPAARVAHIGIYRDHETLQPVEYYFKAPSSLDDRLIIVVDPMLATANSAIAAVDRLKRRGANNLRFLCLLAAPEGVEKFTAAHPDVPVFTAAIDDHLNEKGYIVPGLGDAGDRMYGTK